One genomic window of Nerophis lumbriciformis linkage group LG29, RoL_Nlum_v2.1, whole genome shotgun sequence includes the following:
- the lingo1a gene encoding leucine-rich repeat and immunoglobulin-like domain-containing nogo receptor-interacting protein 1 isoform X1, protein MAVTSLQVTDKMAAREATGHSFLVTCWQPILILMLGTVLSGSATGCPSRCECSVQERSVLCHRKKLMTVPDGIPAETRLLDLGKNRIRTINPDEFANYPGLEHLDLSENTISTIEPGAFNNLYGLRTLGLRSNKLKLIQLGVFTGLSNLTQLDISENKIVILLDYMFQDLYNLRSLEVGDNDLVFISHRAFHGLSSLEHLSLEKCNLSSVPTEAFTHLHSLITLRLRHLNINVIRDYSFKRLYRLKVLEIANWPYLDTMTPNCLYGLNLTSLTIANANLTTIPYVALRHLVYLRFLNLSYNPIHTIDGNKLHDLLRLQEFHLVGGRLAMIEPYSFRGLNYLKILNVSGNSLSTLEESAFHSVGNLETLALYDNPLACDCRLLWVFRRRWRLNFNRQQPTCASPEFVQGKEFKDFPDVLQTNYFTCRKSRIRDRKAQQQFVDEGAIVHFSCEADGDPAPVIMWLSPQKKFITTKTIGRISVLPDGTLEVRYAQIQDNGTYVCIASNAGGNDTALAHLHIHSYSPDWPFQPNKTFAFISNQPADTGGNDTRANVPFPFDIKTLIIATTMGFISFLGVVLFCLVLLFLWSRGKGNTKHNIEIEYVPRKSDAGMSSGTVDAPRKFNMKMI, encoded by the exons ATGGCGGTGACAAGCTTACAG GTAACCGATAAGATGGCGGCTCGGGAAGCGACTGGGCACAGCTTCCTGGTGACGTGCTGGCAGCCCATTCTCATCCTGATGCTGGGCACCGTGCTCTCGGGCTCGGCAACCGGCTGCCCGTCTCGCTGCGAGTGCAGCGTCCAAGAGCGCTCCGTCTTGTGCCACCGCAAGAAGCTCATGACGGTCCCCGACGGGATCCCCGCGGAAACGCGGCTGCTGGACCTCGGCAAGAACCGCATAAGGACCATCAACCCGGACGAGTTTGCCAACTACCCCGGCCTGGAGCACCTGGATCTGAGCGAGAACACCATCTCCACCATTGAACCCGGCGCCTTCAACAACCTCTACGGCTTGCGGACATTGGGGCTGCGGAGCAACAAGCTAAAGCTGATCCAGCTCGGCGTCTTCACGGGCCTGAGCAACCTCACCCAGCTGGACATAAGCGAGAACAAGATCGTCATCCTGCTGGACTACATGTTCCAGGATTTGTACAACCTGCGCTCGTTGGAGGTGGGCGACAACGACCTGGTGTTCATCTCCCACCGTGCTTTTCATGGCCTGAGTAGCCTGGAGCACCTGAGTCTTGAGAAGTGCAACCTGTCCTCCGTGCCGACGGAGGCCTTCACCCACCTACACAGTCTGATCACGCTCAGGCTGCGGCACCTCAACATCAACGTCATACGGGATTACTCCTTCAAACGCCTCTACAGGCTGAAAGTTCTGGAGATCGCCAACTGGCCGTATTTGGATACAATGACTCCTAATTGCTTGTACGGATTAAACCTGACCTCTCTGACCATCGCCAACGCTAACCTGACCACCATCCCTTACGTAGCCCTGCGGCACCTGGTCTACTTGCGCTTTCTCAATCTTTCCTACAACCCCATCCACACCATTGACGGGAATAAGCTCCACGACCTGCTCCGTCTGCAAGAGTTCCACCTGGTCGGAGGCCGACTCGCCATGATCGAGCCCTACTCTTTCCGAGGGCTAAACTACCTAAAGATCCTTAACGTGTCCGGGAACTCTCTCAGCACTTTAGAAGAGTCCGCGTTCCATTCGGTGGGCAACCTGGAGACTCTGGCTTTGTACGACAACCCCTTGGCCTGCGACTGCCGCCTCTTGTGGGTCTTCCGGCGACGCTGGAGGCTCAACTTCAACCGGCAGCAGCCTACCTGCGCCTCCCCCGAGTTCGTCCAAGGCAAAGAGTTCAAGGACTTCCCGGACGTGCTGCAGACCAACTACTTCACCTGCCGCAAGTCCAGAATCAGGGATCGCAAGGCGCAGCAGCAGTTCGTCGACGAAGGAGCCATCGTTCATTTCTCCTGCGAGGCTGACGGCGATCCCGCTCCGGTGATTATGTGGCTTTCCCCGCAGAAGAAGTTCATCACCACCAAAACGATCGGACGGATCTCGGTGCTGCCGGACGGTACCCTGGAGGTCCGCTACGCTCAGATCCAGGACAACGGCACCTACGTGTGCATAGCGAGCAACGCCGGCGGCAATGACACCGCCCTCGCTCACCTGCACATCCACAGCTACTCCCCCGATTGGCCCTTTCAGCCCAACAAGACCTTCGCCTTCATCTCCAACCAGCCGGCGGATACCGGCGGCAACGACACGCGCGCCAACGTCCCGTTCCCCTTCGACATAAAGACGCTGATCATCGCCACCACCATGGGCTTCATTTCCTTTCTGGGCGTGGTCTTGTTCTGCTTGGTGCTCCTCTTCCTGTGGAGCAGAGGCAAGGGCAACACCAAGCACAACATCGAGATCGAGTATGTGCCGCGCAAATCGGACGCTGGCATGAGCAGCGGCACGGTGGACGCGCCGCGCAAGTTTAACATGAAAATGATTTGA
- the lingo1a gene encoding leucine-rich repeat and immunoglobulin-like domain-containing nogo receptor-interacting protein 1 isoform X2: MAAREATGHSFLVTCWQPILILMLGTVLSGSATGCPSRCECSVQERSVLCHRKKLMTVPDGIPAETRLLDLGKNRIRTINPDEFANYPGLEHLDLSENTISTIEPGAFNNLYGLRTLGLRSNKLKLIQLGVFTGLSNLTQLDISENKIVILLDYMFQDLYNLRSLEVGDNDLVFISHRAFHGLSSLEHLSLEKCNLSSVPTEAFTHLHSLITLRLRHLNINVIRDYSFKRLYRLKVLEIANWPYLDTMTPNCLYGLNLTSLTIANANLTTIPYVALRHLVYLRFLNLSYNPIHTIDGNKLHDLLRLQEFHLVGGRLAMIEPYSFRGLNYLKILNVSGNSLSTLEESAFHSVGNLETLALYDNPLACDCRLLWVFRRRWRLNFNRQQPTCASPEFVQGKEFKDFPDVLQTNYFTCRKSRIRDRKAQQQFVDEGAIVHFSCEADGDPAPVIMWLSPQKKFITTKTIGRISVLPDGTLEVRYAQIQDNGTYVCIASNAGGNDTALAHLHIHSYSPDWPFQPNKTFAFISNQPADTGGNDTRANVPFPFDIKTLIIATTMGFISFLGVVLFCLVLLFLWSRGKGNTKHNIEIEYVPRKSDAGMSSGTVDAPRKFNMKMI; this comes from the coding sequence ATGGCGGCTCGGGAAGCGACTGGGCACAGCTTCCTGGTGACGTGCTGGCAGCCCATTCTCATCCTGATGCTGGGCACCGTGCTCTCGGGCTCGGCAACCGGCTGCCCGTCTCGCTGCGAGTGCAGCGTCCAAGAGCGCTCCGTCTTGTGCCACCGCAAGAAGCTCATGACGGTCCCCGACGGGATCCCCGCGGAAACGCGGCTGCTGGACCTCGGCAAGAACCGCATAAGGACCATCAACCCGGACGAGTTTGCCAACTACCCCGGCCTGGAGCACCTGGATCTGAGCGAGAACACCATCTCCACCATTGAACCCGGCGCCTTCAACAACCTCTACGGCTTGCGGACATTGGGGCTGCGGAGCAACAAGCTAAAGCTGATCCAGCTCGGCGTCTTCACGGGCCTGAGCAACCTCACCCAGCTGGACATAAGCGAGAACAAGATCGTCATCCTGCTGGACTACATGTTCCAGGATTTGTACAACCTGCGCTCGTTGGAGGTGGGCGACAACGACCTGGTGTTCATCTCCCACCGTGCTTTTCATGGCCTGAGTAGCCTGGAGCACCTGAGTCTTGAGAAGTGCAACCTGTCCTCCGTGCCGACGGAGGCCTTCACCCACCTACACAGTCTGATCACGCTCAGGCTGCGGCACCTCAACATCAACGTCATACGGGATTACTCCTTCAAACGCCTCTACAGGCTGAAAGTTCTGGAGATCGCCAACTGGCCGTATTTGGATACAATGACTCCTAATTGCTTGTACGGATTAAACCTGACCTCTCTGACCATCGCCAACGCTAACCTGACCACCATCCCTTACGTAGCCCTGCGGCACCTGGTCTACTTGCGCTTTCTCAATCTTTCCTACAACCCCATCCACACCATTGACGGGAATAAGCTCCACGACCTGCTCCGTCTGCAAGAGTTCCACCTGGTCGGAGGCCGACTCGCCATGATCGAGCCCTACTCTTTCCGAGGGCTAAACTACCTAAAGATCCTTAACGTGTCCGGGAACTCTCTCAGCACTTTAGAAGAGTCCGCGTTCCATTCGGTGGGCAACCTGGAGACTCTGGCTTTGTACGACAACCCCTTGGCCTGCGACTGCCGCCTCTTGTGGGTCTTCCGGCGACGCTGGAGGCTCAACTTCAACCGGCAGCAGCCTACCTGCGCCTCCCCCGAGTTCGTCCAAGGCAAAGAGTTCAAGGACTTCCCGGACGTGCTGCAGACCAACTACTTCACCTGCCGCAAGTCCAGAATCAGGGATCGCAAGGCGCAGCAGCAGTTCGTCGACGAAGGAGCCATCGTTCATTTCTCCTGCGAGGCTGACGGCGATCCCGCTCCGGTGATTATGTGGCTTTCCCCGCAGAAGAAGTTCATCACCACCAAAACGATCGGACGGATCTCGGTGCTGCCGGACGGTACCCTGGAGGTCCGCTACGCTCAGATCCAGGACAACGGCACCTACGTGTGCATAGCGAGCAACGCCGGCGGCAATGACACCGCCCTCGCTCACCTGCACATCCACAGCTACTCCCCCGATTGGCCCTTTCAGCCCAACAAGACCTTCGCCTTCATCTCCAACCAGCCGGCGGATACCGGCGGCAACGACACGCGCGCCAACGTCCCGTTCCCCTTCGACATAAAGACGCTGATCATCGCCACCACCATGGGCTTCATTTCCTTTCTGGGCGTGGTCTTGTTCTGCTTGGTGCTCCTCTTCCTGTGGAGCAGAGGCAAGGGCAACACCAAGCACAACATCGAGATCGAGTATGTGCCGCGCAAATCGGACGCTGGCATGAGCAGCGGCACGGTGGACGCGCCGCGCAAGTTTAACATGAAAATGATTTGA